In the genome of Candidatus Lernaella stagnicola, one region contains:
- a CDS encoding NADH-quinone oxidoreductase subunit A, with protein MPIDFLPLFFYLLLVIAIGALGIVGLSRIVGPRKDTSEKLSPYECGVPPVGDPHEKFPMKYYVIGMLFILFDVEIIFFYPWAVIFKDMNETSGLFGLIELAVFTFVLLVGFIYVWRKGALEWE; from the coding sequence ATGCCGATCGATTTCCTGCCCCTGTTTTTCTATCTACTACTCGTCATCGCCATTGGTGCGTTGGGGATCGTCGGCCTGTCGCGCATTGTGGGCCCGCGCAAAGACACGTCGGAAAAGCTCAGCCCCTACGAGTGCGGCGTGCCGCCGGTGGGCGATCCGCACGAAAAATTCCCGATGAAGTACTACGTCATCGGCATGCTGTTCATTCTGTTCGACGTCGAAATCATCTTCTTCTATCCCTGGGCCGTGATTTTCAAGGACATGAACGAAACCAGCGGTTTGTTCGGGCTCATCGAGTTGGCGGTGTTCACGTTTGTGCTGCTGGTGGGCTTCATCTACGTGTGGCGCAAGGGAGCTCTGGAATGGGAATAG